One window from the genome of Desulforamulus ruminis DSM 2154 encodes:
- a CDS encoding MFS transporter produces MSQRQALWTKDFVLICLTSLFMFTSFYFLITTLPMYVTDVLKGNESNVGYIVGVLTITAVLVRPISGYLLDTMGRKSVVVFALVAFVLVTIAYNLATSLLILFLLRAIHGFSWGFTSTGAGTIASDIVPAARRGEGMGYYGLAGTLAMAVGPVLSIYILGLYGFNTLFTAGSIIAALSLACLLGIKGSEVKTDKKNTKISLNSFLEPRVYSLSMVLFFVNLTYGAIVSFITLYAKELNIANAGIFFMVYGVALLFVRPYAGKIFDKHGPNQIMLIGFISLAASFIVLSIATGSFMFILSAIIMGIGFGIIQPTLQAMAINRVEPYRRGAANGTIFTALDLGIGIGSILLGLVSNQFGLSYLYLICGFILIIPMVVFFTKDAKKPSNQLG; encoded by the coding sequence ATGAGCCAAAGACAAGCTTTATGGACCAAAGATTTCGTCTTGATATGTCTTACCAGTTTATTTATGTTTACCAGTTTTTATTTCTTAATAACTACCTTACCAATGTATGTTACCGATGTTTTAAAGGGGAATGAAAGTAATGTTGGGTATATTGTTGGAGTTCTCACCATAACGGCTGTTTTAGTCCGCCCAATCTCCGGTTACCTGCTTGACACAATGGGCAGAAAAAGCGTTGTTGTTTTCGCTTTAGTAGCCTTTGTGCTAGTAACAATAGCCTATAATTTGGCAACAAGTTTGTTGATACTATTCCTTTTAAGAGCGATTCACGGATTTTCCTGGGGCTTTACTTCAACTGGGGCAGGAACTATAGCCAGTGACATTGTGCCCGCTGCTAGAAGAGGTGAAGGAATGGGTTATTACGGATTAGCCGGTACTCTGGCTATGGCGGTGGGGCCTGTATTAAGTATTTATATCCTTGGTCTTTATGGGTTTAATACGTTATTTACAGCAGGTTCCATCATTGCAGCTCTTAGTCTTGCGTGTCTCCTCGGTATAAAGGGTTCTGAGGTAAAAACAGATAAAAAGAACACGAAGATTAGCCTCAACAGCTTTTTAGAACCTAGGGTCTATTCTTTATCTATGGTATTGTTTTTTGTTAATTTGACCTATGGGGCCATTGTTTCCTTTATTACCCTCTATGCCAAAGAACTGAACATTGCTAATGCAGGAATCTTTTTTATGGTCTACGGAGTAGCCCTTTTATTTGTCAGACCCTATGCCGGAAAAATCTTTGATAAACATGGCCCTAATCAAATAATGCTCATTGGTTTCATATCTTTGGCAGCTTCTTTTATAGTGCTTTCAATAGCAACCGGATCCTTTATGTTTATCTTATCGGCTATCATAATGGGCATAGGCTTTGGTATTATTCAGCCTACGCTTCAGGCTATGGCCATAAATCGCGTGGAGCCATATCGCAGAGGAGCCGCTAACGGCACCATCTTTACTGCCCTTGATTTAGGCATTGGCATTGGCTCTATCTTGCTGGGGTTAGTCTCTAATCAATTTGGGCTGTCCTATCTGTACCTGATCTGTGGTTTTATCTTAATCATTCCTATGGTTGTTTTCTTTACAAAGGATGCTAAAAAGCCAAGTAACCAACTTGGCTAG
- the xerD gene encoding site-specific tyrosine recombinase XerD → MERWLEEFIHYLAVERGLAQNTLASYRIDLSQYLSHLKKQGASSLNQADRNQILSHLYKLQKSGKAPATISRHIAALKHFYRFLLAEGLISEDPTATLEAPKLAQRLPKILSTAEVEILLSQPQLADPAGMRDKAMLELIYATGIRVSEMVALDIEHIQLDMGYIRCFGKGSKERIIPLGSVAAHYVREYLAWARVRLTKGKLEHQALFVNVQGKRLTRQGFWKITKKYAREGKINKPITPHTLRHSFATHLLENGADLRSVQEMLGHADISTTQIYTHLTKIRLKEVYTQSHPRA, encoded by the coding sequence ATGGAACGTTGGTTGGAAGAGTTCATTCATTATCTGGCAGTTGAGAGGGGTTTAGCCCAAAATACCCTGGCCTCCTACCGAATAGATCTTAGCCAATATTTGTCGCATTTAAAAAAGCAAGGGGCCTCTTCTTTAAATCAAGCCGATCGCAACCAAATATTGTCCCACCTTTACAAATTGCAGAAGAGCGGCAAAGCTCCCGCTACCATCTCCCGTCACATTGCGGCGCTGAAGCATTTTTACCGCTTTCTGCTGGCGGAGGGGTTGATCTCCGAGGATCCCACGGCAACTCTGGAGGCTCCTAAGCTGGCGCAGCGTTTACCTAAGATCTTGTCCACTGCCGAGGTGGAAATCTTACTCAGCCAACCCCAACTGGCAGATCCCGCCGGCATGAGAGACAAAGCCATGCTGGAATTAATTTATGCTACCGGCATTCGTGTTTCGGAAATGGTGGCCTTAGATATTGAGCATATACAATTGGATATGGGATATATTCGCTGCTTTGGCAAAGGTTCTAAAGAGCGGATTATTCCCCTGGGGTCGGTGGCTGCCCATTATGTCCGGGAATACCTGGCCTGGGCAAGGGTCAGACTAACCAAAGGCAAGCTGGAGCACCAGGCCCTTTTTGTAAATGTCCAGGGTAAAAGGTTAACCCGCCAGGGCTTTTGGAAAATCACCAAAAAGTACGCCCGGGAAGGGAAGATTAATAAACCCATTACTCCCCACACCCTGCGTCATTCCTTTGCCACACACCTGCTGGAAAATGGTGCGGATTTGAGATCGGTTCAGGAAATGCTGGGGCATGCGGATATCTCCACCACCCAAATCTACACCCATCTAACCAAGATCCGTTTAAAAGAAGTCTATACCCAGTCCCACCCAAGAGCATAA
- a CDS encoding DUF3795 domain-containing protein, which produces MDYREAVQDLAPCGLDCSRCADHERGEIKQLSQRLRQLLGNYGRLAQIKAAEKPAFEHYAHFREILSLFADGPSCGGCRSAQVKCPISCLAKTCHKEKKVDFCFQCGEYPCTEQFKDLRGLRKRWQENNDAMKETGVAAFHLEQKKRPRY; this is translated from the coding sequence ATGGACTACCGGGAAGCGGTACAGGACCTTGCTCCCTGCGGTCTTGACTGCAGCAGGTGCGCAGACCATGAAAGGGGAGAAATTAAACAATTAAGCCAAAGACTCCGGCAGTTACTTGGCAATTACGGGCGTCTGGCTCAAATAAAGGCTGCGGAAAAACCGGCCTTTGAGCATTACGCTCATTTTAGGGAAATATTAAGTCTCTTTGCCGATGGTCCCTCCTGCGGAGGCTGTCGGAGCGCTCAGGTAAAATGCCCTATTTCCTGCCTGGCCAAAACCTGCCATAAGGAAAAGAAAGTGGATTTTTGTTTCCAGTGTGGTGAATATCCCTGTACCGAGCAATTTAAAGATCTCCGGGGACTTCGCAAACGCTGGCAGGAAAACAACGACGCCATGAAAGAAACCGGTGTGGCGGCGTTTCACCTGGAGCAAAAAAAGCGCCCCAGATATTAA
- the spoIIM gene encoding stage II sporulation protein M — MKQGCSKIFRASLREGWPMYLLATVALLAGLAFGGWGAHHLDGQKTVQLSEYLEMFVSQAGSISIDRPLAVKNAITNNLFFIGMVYLLGLTVVGAPVILALLFARGFSLGFTLGFLTRQGNGEGILLALTSVLPQNILLLPAIFMACVAALSFSWLLIKRFHDSRMPVCPGLMGYHLLILIVACIAAAAGLVEAFVTPQLIKAAAAILAK, encoded by the coding sequence TTGAAACAAGGGTGCAGCAAAATTTTTCGAGCATCCCTGCGTGAGGGTTGGCCCATGTATCTGCTGGCAACGGTGGCTCTTCTGGCAGGCTTGGCTTTTGGTGGTTGGGGTGCTCATCATCTGGATGGACAAAAGACGGTACAGCTTTCAGAATACCTGGAAATGTTTGTGAGTCAGGCTGGAAGTATATCCATTGACCGCCCCCTTGCGGTCAAAAATGCCATTACCAATAATCTTTTTTTTATCGGCATGGTTTACCTGTTGGGCCTAACGGTGGTGGGCGCTCCGGTAATTTTGGCGCTGCTGTTTGCCAGGGGCTTTTCCCTGGGTTTTACCCTGGGATTTTTAACCCGGCAGGGGAATGGTGAAGGCATTTTACTGGCCCTGACCTCGGTGCTGCCCCAGAATATTTTACTGCTTCCCGCCATATTTATGGCCTGTGTGGCAGCGCTGTCCTTTTCCTGGCTGTTAATCAAAAGATTTCACGATTCCAGAATGCCTGTTTGTCCGGGACTAATGGGCTATCACCTGCTGATTCTCATCGTGGCCTGTATCGCCGCTGCGGCCGGACTGGTGGAAGCCTTTGTAACCCCCCAGTTGATCAAGGCTGCGGCTGCCATCCTAGCAAAATAA
- a CDS encoding GntR family transcriptional regulator produces MTSDIPIYQQIRNEIVFGVAKGHMKAGDLLPTVRQLAADIGVNPMTVNKAYALLREEGIIVIDRRHGAQISNRGMNGNAFDANFDQQVELLISEARMKGASKQDIQKHISDIIDRVYE; encoded by the coding sequence ATGACAAGCGACATCCCAATTTATCAGCAAATCCGCAATGAAATTGTGTTTGGCGTTGCTAAAGGTCATATGAAGGCGGGCGATTTGCTGCCTACCGTCCGTCAATTGGCCGCCGATATCGGAGTTAACCCGATGACTGTAAATAAGGCATATGCTCTTTTAAGAGAAGAAGGAATTATTGTAATTGACCGAAGACATGGCGCGCAAATCAGCAACCGTGGAATGAACGGAAACGCATTTGATGCCAATTTTGATCAGCAGGTGGAACTTTTAATCTCGGAAGCACGCATGAAAGGCGCTTCAAAACAGGATATTCAAAAGCACATATCGGATATCATTGACAGGGTTTACGAATAA
- a CDS encoding DUF441 domain-containing protein — MTSGTITLLFLLIIGFVSDSTLIATAACLLLIIKLTKTFRFFSLLDRRGLEVGLIFLMLSVLVPLAHDNMAYLDLLKKTLSPHGILAMIGGALATHMNGEGLKLLKLDPQLIFGMVLGSIIGIVFLGGIPIGPLMAAGLTALFLEVIYWFK, encoded by the coding sequence TTGACCAGCGGTACCATTACCTTATTGTTTTTACTGATCATCGGTTTTGTATCCGATTCTACCTTAATTGCCACAGCCGCCTGCCTTCTGCTCATTATTAAATTAACCAAAACCTTTCGCTTTTTTTCCCTTTTAGACCGCCGGGGGCTGGAAGTAGGCTTAATTTTTCTCATGCTGTCTGTGCTGGTTCCACTGGCTCACGATAATATGGCCTATCTGGATTTGTTAAAAAAGACTTTGTCTCCCCATGGTATTTTGGCCATGATTGGGGGCGCTCTGGCTACCCATATGAACGGTGAAGGCTTAAAACTTTTAAAGCTGGACCCTCAATTGATTTTCGGCATGGTCTTAGGTTCCATTATCGGCATTGTTTTTCTCGGCGGTATCCCCATCGGTCCCTTAATGGCTGCCGGACTGACCGCTTTATTTCTGGAAGTTATTTACTGGTTTAAGTAG
- a CDS encoding alpha/beta-type small acid-soluble spore protein, with the protein MSKELVQQEIYPVDLMKITASTGLVPKELQGYVKPALQEFRDEMAAELGLPEYASMDKGELPSRMNGNVGGGMTKKMVAFAEAVLAWNYKNRLLLKGE; encoded by the coding sequence ATGTCTAAAGAACTGGTGCAGCAAGAGATTTACCCCGTGGATTTAATGAAAATAACGGCCTCCACAGGATTGGTTCCCAAAGAGCTGCAAGGTTATGTTAAACCGGCCCTGCAGGAATTCAGAGATGAGATGGCTGCGGAATTAGGCCTGCCTGAGTATGCGTCTATGGATAAGGGCGAACTGCCCAGCCGCATGAATGGGAATGTAGGGGGCGGCATGACCAAAAAAATGGTGGCCTTTGCCGAAGCGGTTTTAGCCTGGAACTATAAAAACCGTCTTCTTTTAAAGGGCGAATAA
- a CDS encoding phosphopentomutase yields the protein MLEKKIKRVTVIILDSVGVGELPDAADYGDTGSNTLANVAKAVKGLKLPNLGQLGLGNILDVEGVPPVPQPRAAYGKMAETSPGKDTTTGHWEMAGIILEKPFRTYPQGFPRELIEEFEKRIGRKSLGNVVASGTQIIEELGREHMSTGRPIVYTSADSVFQIAAHEEVIPLEELYRMCQIAREMLVDEHQVGRVIARPFLGQPGSFKRTSNRHDYAVTPPVPNLLVSLQEAGIKTMGVGKIYDIFAGQGVSEKVTTRDNMDGVDQTLRFMRTNPEGLIMANLVEYDSLYGHRNDARGYANALEDFDRRLPEILAAMLPQEVLLITADHGCDPTTPSTDHSREYVPLLVFGAPVKGGVNLGIRSSFADVAATLGDFFGVPFKTGTSFAPKILL from the coding sequence TTGTTGGAGAAGAAAATAAAGCGCGTTACCGTTATTATTTTGGACAGCGTAGGCGTTGGCGAATTGCCCGATGCGGCGGATTACGGCGACACCGGAAGCAATACGCTGGCCAACGTGGCCAAGGCCGTAAAAGGGTTAAAGCTGCCCAATCTCGGACAGTTGGGTCTTGGCAACATCCTGGACGTCGAAGGAGTTCCTCCGGTGCCTCAGCCGCGGGCAGCCTACGGTAAAATGGCCGAGACTTCACCGGGCAAGGATACCACCACCGGCCACTGGGAAATGGCGGGGATCATTTTAGAGAAACCTTTCCGGACCTACCCTCAGGGATTTCCCCGGGAGTTGATTGAGGAGTTTGAAAAAAGAATCGGCCGGAAATCCCTGGGCAATGTGGTGGCTTCCGGAACTCAGATCATTGAAGAACTGGGCAGGGAACATATGTCAACGGGACGGCCCATTGTTTATACCTCGGCGGACAGCGTCTTTCAAATTGCCGCCCACGAAGAGGTGATTCCCCTGGAAGAACTCTACCGCATGTGCCAAATCGCCCGGGAAATGCTGGTTGACGAACACCAGGTGGGGCGCGTAATTGCCCGTCCTTTCCTGGGGCAGCCCGGCTCCTTTAAACGCACCAGCAACCGGCATGATTATGCCGTGACCCCGCCGGTGCCCAATCTTTTGGTGTCCCTGCAGGAGGCGGGAATTAAGACCATGGGGGTAGGCAAGATCTATGATATTTTTGCCGGGCAGGGTGTTTCCGAAAAGGTTACCACCCGGGACAATATGGATGGGGTGGACCAGACCCTCCGCTTTATGCGAACCAATCCGGAAGGCCTGATCATGGCCAATCTGGTGGAATATGATTCCCTTTACGGTCACCGCAACGACGCCCGGGGCTATGCCAACGCCCTGGAGGATTTTGACCGACGGCTGCCGGAAATATTGGCCGCCATGCTGCCCCAGGAGGTGCTGCTGATCACCGCCGATCACGGCTGCGATCCCACCACGCCCAGCACCGATCACAGCAGGGAATATGTACCGCTGTTGGTGTTTGGAGCACCGGTCAAAGGCGGAGTTAACCTGGGCATCCGGTCCTCCTTTGCGGATGTGGCCGCCACCCTGGGAGATTTTTTCGGGGTTCCCTTTAAAACAGGAACCAGCTTTGCCCCGAAGATTCTTCTATAA
- a CDS encoding DUF5808 domain-containing protein, with translation MLLSLLIIAWLSFGTMAFVALFYKDHHDRQILGVVLSQEHAKSPQVQATIQDFKRACYTVLLLSVGLSLFMLIQTIRPYAEFYMLFLVMANLFANWFIIHRFQQRLQSIKRKNQWVYPQSRIIRVDLNVSKEKGKSAVTSIWIWLFLLISFIPTAFLIFHPQMQESYPIGFSLIGPLCQLSTIYFYYQMKNRQASVLSDNTEINKACARTEERINTMSATLSSLAMLVFWILFNISIIYIKNDMFTALSVVILVSFLLAIANWQQRKIRAAQHYFFGEVLKDDSGIYEQESTWKWGFYYNPNDPRIIVPKRIANMGWTINIGRPAGKAIGAGVLVFFLGIIGIVAYGGFKDYTITENNSKIMIDAAMYDISLEKNQVISVSITDKIPKGTRTNGYGGVNKSFGHFSIEGFGKCMLYIYNDVDKYIVLKLEGDDPGYVIVNDKSQDKTEQLYQTIKQWLEE, from the coding sequence ATGCTTCTATCACTGCTCATTATTGCATGGCTGAGTTTTGGAACCATGGCATTTGTCGCATTATTTTATAAAGATCATCATGATCGTCAAATATTAGGCGTGGTGCTGTCGCAGGAGCATGCAAAGTCACCGCAAGTACAGGCAACGATTCAGGACTTCAAAAGGGCTTGTTATACGGTTTTGCTGCTGTCTGTAGGCCTTAGCCTTTTTATGCTGATTCAGACGATTCGTCCCTATGCGGAATTCTATATGTTATTTCTCGTTATGGCCAACCTCTTTGCAAATTGGTTTATTATCCACCGTTTTCAGCAGAGATTACAATCAATAAAAAGGAAAAATCAATGGGTCTATCCCCAATCACGAATCATAAGGGTTGATCTGAACGTTTCAAAAGAAAAGGGTAAATCAGCCGTTACCTCTATATGGATTTGGCTATTCCTTTTGATAAGTTTTATTCCTACAGCTTTTCTTATCTTCCATCCGCAAATGCAAGAATCCTATCCAATAGGATTCAGTCTTATTGGTCCATTGTGCCAATTAAGTACAATTTATTTCTATTATCAAATGAAAAACCGTCAAGCATCGGTACTGAGCGATAACACGGAGATCAACAAAGCATGTGCTAGGACGGAGGAGCGTATCAACACCATGTCGGCGACGCTTTCCTCTTTGGCCATGCTGGTATTCTGGATTCTGTTTAATATTTCTATAATCTATATAAAAAATGATATGTTTACAGCTTTATCGGTGGTTATATTGGTTTCCTTCCTGCTTGCAATTGCTAATTGGCAGCAGAGAAAAATTCGTGCAGCGCAACATTACTTTTTCGGTGAAGTATTGAAAGATGATAGCGGTATTTATGAACAGGAAAGTACTTGGAAATGGGGATTTTACTATAATCCCAATGATCCCAGAATAATCGTCCCTAAACGGATTGCCAACATGGGTTGGACCATCAATATTGGAAGACCCGCCGGCAAAGCCATTGGTGCGGGAGTTCTGGTTTTCTTCCTTGGCATCATTGGCATCGTTGCATATGGAGGTTTTAAGGATTATACCATAACTGAAAATAATTCCAAGATCATGATTGACGCTGCCATGTATGACATCAGCCTGGAGAAGAATCAGGTTATCTCTGTGTCAATCACTGATAAAATTCCAAAAGGTACTCGCACAAATGGATATGGAGGCGTAAATAAAAGCTTCGGACATTTTTCAATTGAAGGTTTCGGGAAATGTATGCTCTATATTTATAATGATGTTGATAAATACATTGTTCTGAAGTTGGAGGGCGATGATCCGGGTTATGTGATTGTTAATGATAAATCCCAGGATAAAACGGAGCAGCTATATCAAACCATCAAGCAATGGCTAGAGGAATGA
- a CDS encoding copper amine oxidase N-terminal domain-containing protein — protein sequence MNRVIIILTSIFIMSFCASANAAPEIKININGRYVNFATDAGKPYLDENNRTQVPLKATMEEAGAIVKWDGENQVAIVEKNNTVIKVPIGKSYIFVDDKQVANDTQAVVKNGRTYLPISVVLKNLAFTVKWDDATQTVYAVHYGDLVKEDEQLVDEMWENAETAQDVINSIDATIDHERFQDQITELTERQVLNNLFNEPIKINIPKEDDPN from the coding sequence ATGAATAGAGTAATTATAATTCTTACTAGTATTTTCATTATGAGCTTTTGTGCAAGTGCAAACGCAGCCCCGGAAATCAAAATTAATATAAATGGTCGTTATGTTAATTTTGCAACAGATGCAGGCAAGCCTTACCTTGATGAGAATAATAGAACACAGGTTCCTTTGAAGGCTACTATGGAAGAAGCTGGTGCTATTGTTAAGTGGGATGGCGAAAATCAAGTTGCTATAGTTGAAAAAAATAACACTGTGATAAAAGTACCGATTGGTAAGAGTTACATTTTTGTGGATGATAAGCAAGTTGCTAATGATACCCAAGCGGTTGTAAAAAATGGCAGGACATATTTACCAATTAGTGTCGTCTTAAAAAATTTAGCATTTACAGTAAAATGGGATGATGCCACTCAAACTGTTTATGCTGTTCATTATGGTGATCTAGTTAAGGAAGACGAACAATTGGTTGATGAGATGTGGGAGAATGCAGAAACCGCACAAGATGTTATTAATTCGATCGACGCCACTATAGATCACGAACGGTTTCAAGATCAGATAACCGAGCTAACTGAGCGGCAAGTTCTCAATAATTTGTTTAATGAACCGATTAAAATTAATATTCCTAAAGAGGACGACCCAAATTGA
- a CDS encoding FMN-dependent NADH-azoreductase → MSKILYLTANPKTVERSVSLGVGEAFLKAYRTANPEDEITVIDLYNTDIPEIDSDLLYVIENLKKGISLDELNGQTKNKLQRYDQFTDQFVQADKYIFVTPMWNLGLPSRVKEYIDTVCVAGKTFKYTPKGPQGLLTNKKCLHIQRLADFIQMIQ, encoded by the coding sequence ATGTCAAAAATATTGTATTTAACAGCAAACCCCAAAACAGTTGAACGATCAGTTAGTTTAGGCGTTGGTGAGGCTTTTCTTAAAGCATACCGGACAGCAAACCCGGAAGATGAAATTACGGTTATTGATCTATATAATACGGATATTCCTGAGATAGATTCCGACCTTTTATATGTGATAGAGAACCTTAAAAAAGGGATTTCCTTGGATGAACTGAACGGACAAACCAAGAATAAACTTCAACGTTACGATCAATTTACTGACCAGTTTGTGCAGGCTGACAAGTACATCTTTGTTACACCTATGTGGAACCTGGGGTTACCGTCCAGGGTTAAAGAATACATCGACACCGTATGTGTAGCCGGTAAAACGTTTAAATATACCCCCAAAGGACCTCAAGGGTTGCTTACGAACAAGAAATGTTTACACATCCAGCGTCTGGCGGATTTCATTCAAATGATCCAATGA
- a CDS encoding stalk domain-containing protein, producing the protein MLTRLLIDRSYASVRSLAEVLGRTVEWDEGSKTVTLE; encoded by the coding sequence GTGTTAACGCGCCTTCTGATTGACCGGTCCTACGCCTCAGTCCGATCTCTGGCAGAAGTTTTGGGCCGGACGGTGGAGTGGGATGAGGGGAGTAAAACTGTAACGCTGGAGTAG
- a CDS encoding MarR family winged helix-turn-helix transcriptional regulator, whose translation MEFKLDNSLGFILNRSNTRMKHTLLHHFKEYNVTPEQWAILNRLWEKEGLSPKELAELTSKDQPTTVRILSRLEKKGYITRQVNPEDNRAYLISLTSEGRAIKDKLFPLAFEALNKAIKGIDKEELEVTRAVLNKVFKNLES comes from the coding sequence ATGGAATTTAAACTTGATAACAGCCTGGGTTTTATTTTAAACCGATCAAACACACGAATGAAGCATACCTTATTACACCATTTTAAAGAATATAATGTAACTCCCGAACAATGGGCGATTTTAAATCGTTTGTGGGAGAAAGAAGGTTTATCCCCTAAAGAATTAGCCGAGCTAACATCAAAGGATCAGCCAACAACCGTGAGAATTCTCTCCAGGCTCGAAAAAAAAGGCTACATTACAAGACAAGTGAACCCAGAAGATAATAGAGCTTATTTAATCTCTCTTACAAGTGAGGGTCGGGCAATAAAGGATAAGCTGTTTCCCTTAGCATTTGAAGCTCTTAATAAAGCGATAAAAGGAATTGATAAGGAAGAACTTGAAGTGACCAGGGCTGTACTTAATAAAGTATTTAAAAACCTAGAAAGCTAG
- a CDS encoding pyrimidine-nucleoside phosphorylase, whose protein sequence is MRMYDIILKKRRGGTLSAAEIDFFIQGYTRGDVPDYQAAALTMAIFFQGLEPEETADLTLAMARSGDRADLSSLPGVKVDKHSTGGVGDKTTLVLGPLVAAAGVPVAKMSGRGLGHTGGTIDKLEAIPGFRVSMDNRSFLEQVRRINLAVVAQTGHLAPADKKLYALRDVTATVDSIPLIAASVMSKKIAAGADAIVLDVKVGSGAFMKKLEDAFNLARTMVDIGNQVGRKTVALVTNMDQPLGYAVGNALEVREAIATLKGQGPEDLRELCLQLGSEMLVLAGMAEDPPAARTRLEQIIDSGAALNKFKEFVAAQGGNPEVADREELLPAAAVLYPVQAKLDGYIAEIQAEQIGLAAMALGAGRATKEDVIDLAVGIVLKKKIGDKISAGETLADLHAQKDMDLTAVEQMIQQAFTINGAPPAQGNILLGKVSGSSVFQFE, encoded by the coding sequence ATGCGCATGTACGATATCATACTGAAAAAAAGGCGGGGCGGTACACTAAGCGCCGCTGAAATTGATTTTTTCATACAGGGATACACCCGGGGAGATGTGCCGGATTACCAGGCAGCCGCCCTGACTATGGCGATCTTTTTTCAAGGACTGGAACCGGAGGAAACGGCGGATTTAACCTTGGCCATGGCCCGTTCCGGCGATCGGGCGGATTTATCCTCCCTGCCGGGAGTGAAAGTGGATAAGCACAGCACCGGCGGAGTGGGAGACAAAACCACCCTGGTGCTTGGCCCGCTGGTGGCTGCTGCCGGTGTCCCGGTAGCTAAAATGTCCGGCCGGGGGCTGGGGCATACCGGAGGAACCATCGATAAACTGGAGGCCATCCCGGGCTTCCGGGTTTCCATGGATAACCGGAGCTTTTTGGAACAGGTCCGGCGGATCAATCTGGCGGTGGTGGCTCAGACCGGGCACCTGGCTCCCGCCGATAAAAAGCTTTACGCCTTGCGGGATGTGACCGCCACCGTGGACAGCATCCCCTTGATTGCCGCTTCCGTCATGAGCAAAAAAATTGCTGCGGGGGCCGACGCCATTGTCCTGGATGTGAAGGTGGGCAGCGGCGCCTTTATGAAAAAGCTGGAGGATGCTTTTAACCTGGCCCGGACCATGGTGGATATCGGCAACCAGGTAGGACGAAAAACCGTGGCCCTGGTAACCAATATGGACCAACCCCTGGGTTATGCCGTGGGCAATGCCCTGGAAGTGCGGGAGGCCATTGCCACCTTGAAGGGACAAGGGCCGGAGGACCTCCGGGAACTATGCCTGCAGTTGGGCAGTGAGATGCTGGTACTGGCCGGGATGGCGGAAGACCCGCCCGCCGCCCGCACCCGACTGGAGCAGATCATTGATTCCGGGGCTGCTCTGAATAAATTTAAAGAATTCGTGGCGGCCCAAGGAGGGAATCCGGAAGTGGCGGACCGGGAGGAACTTTTACCCGCGGCAGCGGTTCTTTATCCGGTGCAGGCAAAGCTTGACGGGTATATTGCCGAAATCCAGGCGGAACAAATCGGCCTGGCAGCTATGGCTTTGGGCGCGGGACGGGCTACCAAGGAGGACGTTATTGATCTTGCGGTGGGCATTGTGCTGAAAAAGAAGATCGGCGACAAAATTTCAGCCGGGGAAACCCTGGCAGATCTTCATGCCCAAAAGGATATGGATTTGACTGCCGTGGAACAGATGATTCAACAAGCCTTTACCATCAACGGCGCCCCCCCTGCCCAGGGTAATATTTTACTGGGCAAAGTGTCCGGCAGCTCTGTTTTCCAATTTGAATAG